One part of the Thermodesulfovibrio sp. 3462-1 genome encodes these proteins:
- a CDS encoding methylenetetrahydrofolate reductase yields MSNLKKKLMNGDFVITVEITPPKGPEISQMVNKLQELKLLVDAVNFTDNPSGKMRMCSLAACKISLDLGFEPVLQMTCRDRNRIGIQSDLLGAHALGIRNLLVMTGDHPILGDHKEAKPVYDIDSSILLKMVNNLNRGIALNGNELNGKTDFFYGAVVNPNADPLMPQLKRFEQKLKMGAEFFQTQMIFELALLEKFMEHAGKFNTKVIAGIVIIRSKKMLHYLASKVPGVNVPEWLIDRVEKLKEDDVEKFGLNFSAKLVLDIIDKKLCHGIHIMAFSKVEEVKNLLNFIKLK; encoded by the coding sequence TTGAGCAATCTCAAGAAAAAGCTAATGAATGGAGATTTTGTAATCACTGTAGAAATAACTCCACCTAAGGGACCTGAAATATCGCAAATGGTAAATAAATTGCAGGAATTGAAATTATTGGTTGATGCTGTAAATTTTACAGATAATCCTTCTGGCAAAATGCGAATGTGCTCTTTAGCTGCATGTAAAATTTCACTGGATTTAGGTTTTGAACCAGTGCTTCAGATGACTTGCAGAGATCGTAACAGAATTGGCATTCAATCAGATCTTCTTGGTGCCCATGCTCTTGGAATTAGAAATCTCCTTGTAATGACAGGAGACCATCCAATTTTGGGAGACCATAAAGAAGCAAAGCCTGTTTATGATATAGATTCTTCTATTCTTCTTAAAATGGTAAACAATCTTAACAGAGGAATTGCTTTGAATGGGAATGAATTAAACGGAAAAACTGATTTTTTTTACGGTGCTGTAGTAAATCCCAATGCAGATCCTCTAATGCCCCAATTGAAAAGATTTGAGCAAAAGCTAAAAATGGGTGCAGAGTTTTTTCAAACACAGATGATATTTGAGCTCGCATTACTTGAAAAATTTATGGAACATGCAGGAAAATTCAATACAAAGGTTATTGCAGGCATAGTTATTATAAGAAGTAAAAAAATGTTACACTATCTTGCCAGTAAAGTACCAGGGGTTAATGTGCCAGAGTGGTTAATAGACAGAGTTGAAAAATTAAAAGAGGATGATGTGGAAAAATTTGGACTGAATTTTTCAGCAAAATTAGTATTGGATATAATTGATAAAAAGCTCTGTCACGGTATTCACATAATGGCATTCTCAAAGGTTGAAGAAGTGAAAAATTTACTAAATTTTATTAAACTAAAATAA
- the pilB gene encoding type IV-A pilus assembly ATPase PilB, whose product MALVGITSLGEYLVKKALITEEQLFNALKYQKTEKIRLGEALVKLGYTSEEQIFYALSEIYGYQLIHLTAQSIDKNVLKLVPEEFIKKYNFIPFAKTENTVKVATSEPTNMNYIKSILTGFNIQFYLIKHSELTEILSNLMKIDIAEKDFTSLVESATAQSTEDETELKEETIKLEGPIIKLADKIIFDALKMKASDIHIEPYEKGVSVRYRVDGVLHNILNLPPQIKNPLIARFKIMSHINISEKRIPQDGRIRLKISGREIDFRVSTLPVIHGEKVVLRVLEKGSLKLDLTQLGFEQISLKFFLEALEKPYGMILVTGPTGSGKTTTLYSALMKLNKPEVNIMTVEDPVEYSFPGINQVQVKEDVGRTFASVLRAFLRQDPDIIMVGEIRDFETAEIAVKAALTGHLVLSTLHTNNAPSTITRLVNMGIEPFLISSSVILIVAQRLVRKLCPHCKKEKHYSKDELLQMGFPQDKIEQVKIYGAQGCPKCNNTGYSGRIALYEVMPIKDEIKELILTGASASEIKKKAVELGMITLRKSGIYKVMNGITSIEEVLRITFED is encoded by the coding sequence ATGGCGCTTGTAGGCATAACTTCCTTAGGAGAATATTTAGTTAAAAAAGCATTAATTACAGAGGAACAACTTTTTAATGCTCTAAAATATCAAAAAACAGAAAAAATCAGGCTTGGTGAAGCTCTTGTAAAATTAGGATATACCTCGGAAGAGCAAATTTTTTATGCATTAAGTGAAATATATGGATATCAGCTTATTCATCTTACTGCACAATCAATAGATAAAAATGTTCTTAAATTAGTTCCTGAAGAGTTTATAAAAAAATATAACTTTATTCCATTCGCTAAAACAGAAAATACTGTAAAAGTAGCCACTTCTGAACCCACGAATATGAATTACATAAAATCCATTTTAACAGGATTTAACATACAGTTTTATCTCATAAAACACAGTGAATTAACAGAAATTTTAAGCAATTTAATGAAGATAGATATTGCTGAAAAAGACTTCACAAGTTTAGTGGAAAGTGCAACTGCTCAGTCTACTGAAGATGAAACAGAGTTAAAGGAAGAAACTATTAAGCTAGAAGGTCCTATTATAAAACTGGCTGATAAAATAATTTTTGATGCATTAAAAATGAAAGCTTCTGACATTCACATCGAACCTTATGAAAAAGGTGTTTCTGTAAGATATAGAGTAGATGGTGTTCTTCATAATATATTAAATCTTCCACCTCAAATAAAAAATCCTTTGATTGCAAGATTTAAAATAATGTCTCATATTAACATCTCAGAAAAAAGAATTCCACAGGATGGAAGGATCAGATTAAAAATTTCAGGTAGAGAAATAGACTTCAGAGTATCAACTCTTCCAGTTATTCATGGAGAAAAGGTTGTTTTGAGAGTGCTTGAAAAAGGCTCACTTAAGCTTGATCTAACTCAGCTCGGGTTTGAACAGATTTCGTTAAAATTTTTTCTTGAAGCACTTGAAAAACCCTATGGAATGATACTGGTTACAGGACCAACTGGATCTGGAAAAACAACAACCCTTTATAGTGCTTTGATGAAACTCAACAAACCTGAGGTCAATATAATGACTGTTGAAGATCCTGTAGAGTACAGCTTCCCTGGAATAAATCAGGTTCAGGTAAAAGAAGATGTTGGCCGCACCTTTGCTTCTGTTTTAAGAGCTTTCTTAAGACAGGATCCTGATATAATCATGGTTGGCGAGATAAGAGATTTTGAAACAGCAGAAATTGCAGTAAAAGCAGCTCTTACAGGGCATCTTGTTTTAAGCACACTTCATACAAATAATGCTCCAAGCACTATTACAAGATTAGTAAACATGGGTATAGAGCCCTTTTTAATATCCTCTTCTGTAATTTTAATCGTAGCACAAAGATTGGTCCGAAAACTTTGCCCTCACTGTAAAAAAGAAAAACACTACTCAAAGGATGAACTTCTCCAGATGGGATTCCCTCAGGACAAAATTGAACAGGTTAAAATTTACGGAGCACAGGGATGTCCTAAGTGCAACAATACAGGATACTCAGGAAGAATCGCTTTATACGAAGTGATGCCCATTAAAGATGAAATAAAAGAGCTTATTCTGACAGGTGCTTCAGCATCAGAAATAAAAAAGAAAGCAGTTGAACTTGGAATGATAACATTAAGAAAGAGCGGAATATATAAAGTGATGAATGGAATTACATCAATTGAAGAAGTGCTTAGAATAACCTTTGAGGATTAA
- the nadB gene encoding L-aspartate oxidase → MSEKIYTDYLIIGSGVAGLRAAIELGSHGNVLVATKDLPTESSTEYAQGGVAVALSDEDEIGIHFEDTIKAGDGLCNEEAVKILVSEGPERIMELINWGAEFDKEGSKLAFTLEAAHSRKRILHAHGDSTGREIERVLINKVSSLERVTKASFTMAVDLIVEEGRCYGALLLKGDKIIKCFSKVTVLATGGAGQVYARTTNPKVCTGDGMAMAFRAGAHLKDMEFVQFHPTALYAPGIPAFLLSEALRGEGARLRNINGELFMKNYHHLGELAPRDVVSRSIISEMVKTKSTHVYLDMTHLEENFIKKRFPSIYSTCLRFNFDITKQWIPVSPAAHFIMGGVETDVWGRTNIEGLFAAGEVACTGVHGANRLASNSLLEGLVYGYRAACAASEYAYRRQNISNSFESKIDSIEASEISKMREELRQTMWEKVGVIRCGKSLSQAKTKIIPIYEKMTEKFFIDPYTIELKNMVVVGLMITEAALARKNSVGAHYRTDYREKLPGWEKHLRIRKKDTTVEVF, encoded by the coding sequence ATGTCTGAAAAAATTTATACTGATTATCTCATCATTGGAAGCGGAGTCGCAGGCCTTAGAGCAGCAATTGAACTTGGCAGTCATGGAAATGTTCTTGTGGCAACAAAGGATTTACCTACTGAAAGCTCCACAGAATATGCTCAGGGTGGTGTGGCTGTTGCATTAAGCGATGAAGATGAGATAGGAATTCATTTTGAAGACACAATCAAAGCAGGAGACGGATTATGCAATGAAGAAGCAGTAAAAATACTTGTAAGTGAAGGACCTGAAAGAATTATGGAGCTTATTAATTGGGGAGCTGAGTTTGACAAAGAAGGCTCTAAGCTTGCTTTTACCCTGGAGGCTGCTCATTCAAGAAAAAGAATTCTTCATGCTCATGGAGACTCCACAGGAAGAGAAATAGAGAGAGTTTTGATAAACAAAGTTTCAAGCTTAGAAAGAGTTACTAAAGCCTCATTTACAATGGCTGTTGATCTTATCGTTGAAGAAGGCAGGTGTTATGGAGCACTGCTTTTAAAAGGAGACAAAATTATAAAATGTTTTTCTAAGGTAACTGTGCTTGCCACAGGTGGTGCAGGACAGGTTTATGCAAGAACAACCAACCCAAAAGTTTGCACTGGAGATGGAATGGCAATGGCTTTTCGGGCTGGTGCTCATTTAAAAGATATGGAGTTTGTTCAATTTCATCCAACAGCACTTTATGCACCAGGTATTCCTGCTTTTCTTTTAAGTGAGGCTTTAAGAGGAGAAGGTGCTCGGTTAAGAAATATTAACGGAGAATTGTTTATGAAAAATTACCACCATCTTGGAGAACTTGCACCAAGAGATGTTGTTTCAAGGTCTATAATATCTGAGATGGTAAAAACAAAATCCACACATGTATATCTTGATATGACTCATCTTGAGGAAAACTTTATTAAAAAAAGATTCCCCTCCATATACTCAACATGTTTGAGATTCAATTTTGATATAACAAAACAATGGATTCCTGTTTCACCTGCAGCTCATTTTATAATGGGAGGAGTTGAGACAGATGTCTGGGGCAGAACAAACATTGAAGGATTATTTGCAGCAGGTGAGGTAGCATGCACAGGAGTTCATGGAGCTAACAGGCTTGCAAGTAACAGTCTTCTGGAAGGACTTGTCTACGGATATCGTGCAGCATGTGCAGCCAGTGAATATGCTTACAGAAGGCAAAATATATCGAATAGCTTTGAATCAAAAATAGATAGCATAGAGGCATCAGAAATAAGTAAAATGAGAGAAGAACTAAGACAAACAATGTGGGAAAAAGTAGGAGTAATCAGATGTGGGAAATCTCTTAGCCAAGCAAAAACTAAAATTATTCCAATTTATGAAAAAATGACTGAAAAATTTTTTATTGATCCCTATACTATAGAGCTTAAAAATATGGTAGTGGTTGGCTTAATGATTACAGAGGCAGCTTTAGCAAGAAAAAACAGTGTTGGTGCACATTATAGAACTGATTACAGAGAAAAACTTCCAGGATGGGAAAAACATTTGAGAATTAGAAAAAAAGACACAACAGTTGAGGTATTTTAA
- the pyk gene encoding pyruvate kinase, which yields MRKAKIVCTIGPSSEHREIINEMIKSGMDVARLNFSHGNYEWFENVVKIIREEAKKLKKAVAILGDLQGIKIRIGDVENDEVLLQEGQAVEIYPGSELSNNKRIFISYPLLLEDVKPGEDILIDDGILKIKIIEKLKDKLIGKVIEGGVLKSKKGVNLPFTRTSISSFTEKDKSDLAFAIKLDVDYVALSFVRNAHDIELIKKWAEQNNIKLPPLIAKIEKKEALENIHEILNITDGIMVARGDLGVELPPEEVPFYQKMLIDIANQRKKIVITATQMLESMTEHSRPTRAEASDVANAVLDGTDALMLSAETATGRYPVESVKTMNSIISFTEKNLSDKIVTAFKVSKYFPEAIASGAVKVAQDIEAKAIVVFTHSGFSALLISKLRPSMPVIAFTPDEKVWRRLSLLWSIIPKHIPQKIDMIDNLFLKKTETELKNLNIVKNGDAVVFVASSPFLGNKNVVRLHKVGDPL from the coding sequence ATGAGAAAAGCTAAGATTGTCTGTACAATAGGTCCTTCCTCTGAACACAGAGAAATAATTAATGAGATGATAAAAAGCGGAATGGATGTTGCCAGGCTTAATTTTTCTCATGGAAACTATGAATGGTTTGAAAATGTTGTAAAAATAATTCGTGAAGAAGCGAAGAAATTAAAAAAAGCAGTAGCAATTCTCGGTGACCTTCAGGGAATTAAAATCAGAATAGGTGATGTTGAAAATGATGAAGTTCTGCTTCAGGAAGGACAAGCAGTAGAAATTTATCCTGGCAGTGAACTTTCAAATAATAAAAGAATTTTCATTTCCTATCCTCTTCTGCTTGAAGATGTTAAACCTGGCGAGGATATTTTAATAGATGATGGAATATTAAAAATCAAGATAATTGAAAAACTAAAAGATAAATTGATTGGTAAAGTTATTGAAGGAGGAGTTCTAAAGTCAAAAAAAGGGGTAAATCTTCCTTTTACAAGAACTTCTATTAGTTCTTTTACTGAAAAGGATAAATCTGATCTTGCCTTTGCTATTAAACTTGATGTGGACTATGTTGCTTTATCCTTTGTAAGAAATGCCCATGATATTGAATTAATTAAAAAATGGGCAGAGCAAAATAATATTAAACTGCCACCATTGATTGCAAAGATAGAAAAAAAAGAAGCCCTTGAAAACATTCATGAAATTCTTAATATTACCGATGGAATTATGGTAGCAAGAGGAGACCTTGGAGTTGAACTGCCACCTGAAGAAGTTCCTTTTTATCAAAAAATGCTTATAGATATTGCGAATCAGAGAAAAAAAATTGTTATAACAGCAACGCAGATGCTTGAATCAATGACAGAACATTCAAGACCAACAAGAGCAGAAGCAAGTGATGTAGCAAATGCTGTGCTTGACGGAACAGATGCATTAATGCTTTCTGCAGAAACAGCTACTGGACGATATCCTGTAGAGTCAGTCAAAACAATGAATTCAATTATAAGTTTTACTGAAAAAAATCTCTCAGATAAAATTGTGACAGCCTTTAAAGTGAGTAAATATTTTCCTGAAGCCATTGCTTCAGGTGCAGTGAAAGTAGCTCAGGATATAGAAGCAAAAGCTATTGTTGTTTTCACGCACTCAGGATTTTCAGCATTACTTATATCTAAACTTAGACCTTCTATGCCTGTGATAGCGTTTACCCCGGATGAAAAAGTGTGGAGAAGACTTTCTCTTCTGTGGAGCATTATTCCCAAACACATACCTCAAAAAATTGATATGATAGACAATCTATTTTTGAAAAAAACTGAAACAGAATTAAAAAATTTGAATATTGTCAAAAATGGAGATGCTGTTGTATTTGTGGCAAGCTCGCCTTTCTTAGGCAATAAAAATGTAGTAAGACTTCATAAGGTTGGCGATCCCTTATAA
- a CDS encoding selenium metabolism-associated LysR family transcriptional regulator, producing the protein MEDHKLRVFCTVAETKSFSKTSEIIHLTQPAVSLQIQALEELYETKLFDRSSGSITLTPAGEILYKYAKQILTLYAEAAKEISKITGLIKGCVKIGAGTTVGNYILPAVAVDFKKRHPKIRVSVSIGNTKKILEMLNSSMIDFGIISEMPGKTKFIVDSIISDELCVICSSDHPLNNQKSVSIYDVVKEPFVIREEGSSTRVIIEKFLAEHGISVSDLHISLILGSTGSIKEAVERGIGLSILSKWAVRKEVACGNLRILKLKEGKITRDFYIVLPKNTILSPAVEEFITYLKNYPYSDLLL; encoded by the coding sequence ATGGAAGATCATAAATTAAGAGTATTTTGCACAGTGGCTGAAACAAAGAGTTTTTCTAAAACTTCAGAAATTATTCATCTTACTCAGCCGGCTGTTAGCCTTCAGATTCAGGCTTTGGAAGAACTTTATGAAACTAAATTATTTGATCGTTCTTCAGGCAGTATCACTCTGACTCCTGCAGGTGAGATACTTTATAAATATGCGAAACAGATTTTAACTTTATATGCAGAAGCCGCAAAGGAAATAAGTAAAATAACAGGATTAATAAAAGGATGTGTAAAAATCGGGGCTGGCACAACTGTGGGAAATTATATTTTGCCTGCAGTGGCTGTGGATTTCAAAAAAAGGCATCCAAAGATTAGAGTGAGTGTGTCAATTGGAAATACTAAAAAAATTCTTGAAATGCTTAATTCAAGCATGATTGATTTTGGAATTATTTCTGAAATGCCAGGGAAAACTAAATTTATTGTTGACTCAATTATTTCTGATGAGTTGTGTGTAATCTGTTCTTCAGATCATCCTTTGAATAACCAGAAATCTGTTTCCATATATGATGTTGTTAAAGAACCTTTTGTAATAAGGGAAGAAGGCTCAAGTACAAGAGTGATAATTGAAAAATTTCTTGCAGAACACGGCATCAGTGTTTCTGATTTGCATATTTCTCTTATTCTTGGAAGCACAGGTTCAATCAAAGAAGCAGTTGAAAGAGGAATAGGATTGTCTATACTTTCAAAATGGGCTGTTCGCAAAGAAGTGGCTTGTGGCAATCTGAGAATTCTTAAATTAAAAGAGGGTAAAATAACAAGAGATTTTTATATTGTTTTACCTAAAAATACAATTCTTTCTCCAGCAGTTGAAGAGTTTATAACATATCTTAAAAATTATCCCTATTCAGATTTACTTTTATAA
- a CDS encoding metal-sensitive transcriptional regulator gives MERDKNKLIQRLRRIEGQIRGLQRMIESERACEEIITQFASINGALKSAGFLIVMFYLNDCLTRKSASVENLEKEVEKVIKTYIYSI, from the coding sequence ATGGAAAGAGATAAAAATAAACTTATTCAGAGACTTAGAAGAATTGAGGGACAAATTAGAGGACTTCAAAGGATGATAGAAAGTGAAAGGGCTTGTGAAGAAATTATAACTCAGTTTGCCTCAATTAATGGAGCTCTAAAAAGTGCAGGATTTTTAATTGTAATGTTTTATCTTAATGATTGTTTAACTCGTAAATCAGCTTCTGTAGAAAATCTTGAAAAGGAAGTTGAAAAAGTTATAAAAACATATATTTATTCAATTTAA
- a CDS encoding zinc ribbon domain-containing protein codes for MPFYEYKCKECCVTFQVLKPMSKREEPEKCPNCGSLKTERLISQFISNTLSCNSFSYTGG; via the coding sequence ATGCCTTTTTATGAATATAAGTGTAAAGAGTGTTGTGTAACCTTCCAGGTGTTAAAACCAATGAGTAAAAGAGAGGAGCCAGAGAAATGTCCAAATTGTGGAAGCCTTAAAACTGAAAGATTAATCTCTCAATTTATAAGTAACACTTTATCCTGTAATTCCTTTAGTTATACAGGTGGTTGA
- a CDS encoding 4Fe-4S dicluster domain-containing protein, producing MKLSRRGFLAMSVATTGSLILGKNVDAREGKYAMLVDLTKCDGCKDETIPRCVKACRDYNKNRFPEPKKPIQPYWPRKTYEDWSDKRNKIDTLTPYNWIFVQKVNIDGQKLYIPRRCMHCDNPPCVRECPFGALTKQPEGNSVINDKICFGGAKCRDVCPWHIPQRQAGVGIYLQILPKYAGGGVMYKCDLCKDKIKKGEEPACVIACRERLEQQSVFTFGERKTIYELAYRKAKEEGLYIYGDKQNGGTSTLYLSKIPFEKIEKALKENKERFQMPVNVENKIESKFNPIGKLVLASGFLSAAVASIAAFSSKKPKKEEPIVFVVGVIFHIFYHGLRKDFALLPKKGDLSQSIKVLAAMIGIGKEPPSDKYLPEQRIAYVGIGVIILILTVTGIIKILKNLQWVVLSPTVESINTLIHTLTGFLFMIAFIVHVGTVLLFKSNWPLLKSIFTGWVDEDYVKHRHSIWYEKIKMH from the coding sequence ATGAAACTGTCAAGAAGAGGATTTTTAGCAATGTCAGTAGCAACCACTGGTTCCTTGATTTTAGGGAAAAATGTGGATGCTCGGGAAGGCAAGTATGCCATGCTTGTAGATCTTACAAAATGTGATGGATGTAAAGATGAGACCATTCCAAGATGTGTGAAAGCCTGTAGAGACTACAATAAAAACAGATTCCCAGAGCCTAAAAAACCAATCCAGCCTTACTGGCCAAGAAAAACCTATGAAGACTGGTCTGACAAAAGAAACAAAATTGATACTTTAACGCCCTACAACTGGATTTTTGTGCAGAAGGTTAATATTGATGGACAGAAACTTTACATTCCAAGAAGATGTATGCATTGTGACAATCCACCATGTGTTAGGGAATGTCCTTTTGGAGCATTAACAAAACAACCAGAAGGCAACTCGGTTATCAATGACAAAATCTGCTTTGGTGGAGCAAAATGCAGAGATGTATGCCCATGGCATATTCCGCAAAGGCAAGCAGGAGTTGGAATATATTTACAAATCCTTCCTAAATATGCTGGCGGTGGAGTCATGTATAAATGCGATTTATGTAAAGATAAAATCAAAAAAGGTGAAGAACCAGCATGTGTGATTGCCTGTAGAGAAAGACTTGAGCAGCAGTCAGTTTTTACATTTGGTGAGAGAAAAACCATCTATGAACTTGCATACAGGAAAGCCAAAGAAGAAGGGCTTTATATTTATGGAGACAAACAAAATGGAGGCACTTCAACCCTTTATCTTTCAAAAATCCCCTTTGAAAAGATAGAAAAAGCGTTAAAAGAAAACAAAGAAAGGTTTCAAATGCCTGTTAATGTGGAAAACAAAATAGAATCAAAATTTAATCCAATTGGCAAACTGGTTCTGGCTTCAGGATTCCTTTCAGCTGCTGTAGCCAGCATAGCAGCCTTTTCATCTAAAAAACCAAAAAAGGAGGAACCCATTGTTTTTGTGGTAGGAGTGATTTTTCACATTTTTTATCATGGATTGAGAAAAGACTTTGCTCTTTTACCTAAAAAAGGAGATTTATCTCAAAGTATAAAAGTGCTTGCAGCAATGATAGGAATTGGTAAAGAGCCTCCGTCAGACAAGTATCTGCCTGAGCAGAGAATTGCCTATGTGGGAATTGGAGTAATAATTTTAATCTTAACAGTGACAGGCATCATAAAAATTCTTAAAAATCTTCAGTGGGTTGTCCTTTCACCAACAGTGGAATCCATAAATACTCTGATCCATACTCTTACTGGATTTTTATTTATGATAGCTTTCATTGTTCATGTTGGAACTGTTCTTTTATTTAAATCAAACTGGCCACTTCTTAAAAGTATATTTACAGGATGGGTTGATGAAGACTATGTAAAACACAGACATTCAATCTGGTATGAAAAGATTAAGATGCACTGA
- a CDS encoding CBS domain-containing protein — MKVKELMTSCPVTLNLYSKIQDLLKIYLKHSIGSVVVVDEDKKPIQIITLRDLPKIFYSQPSPENISETLKKLNKDKNSLITISSENSFNEALYLMKQFNISHLPVVDTNKKLSGILSLKDIIKNFPEVIWIDPLTGIHNRAYLDFFKN, encoded by the coding sequence ATGAAAGTTAAAGAATTAATGACCTCTTGTCCTGTCACTTTAAATCTTTATAGTAAAATTCAAGATTTATTAAAGATATATTTAAAACACTCAATAGGAAGTGTTGTTGTGGTAGATGAGGACAAAAAACCCATCCAAATTATAACTTTAAGAGACTTACCAAAAATATTTTATTCTCAGCCTTCTCCTGAAAATATTTCTGAAACATTGAAAAAACTGAATAAAGATAAAAACTCATTAATAACCATATCCTCTGAAAACTCTTTTAATGAAGCTCTATATTTAATGAAACAGTTCAATATAAGTCATTTACCTGTTGTTGATACTAACAAAAAATTGTCAGGAATTTTAAGCTTGAAAGACATAATAAAAAATTTTCCAGAAGTTATCTGGATAGATCCTCTTACTGGCATTCATAATAGAGCATATCTGGATTTTTTTAAAAACTAA
- a CDS encoding GGDEF domain-containing protein, translating to MIDLDNFKDINDSYGHLIGDNVLKKVAQTLRNNIKTTDELIRYGGEEFIVIAYRCDFVEGKALGERLRKAIEKLKFEKNPDLKITVSIGVSQYEPNEKISKNIEKSDKALYKAKMLGKNRVEAYHSPASF from the coding sequence ATGATTGATTTAGACAATTTTAAAGATATAAACGATAGTTATGGTCATTTAATTGGGGATAATGTTCTAAAGAAAGTTGCTCAAACTTTAAGAAATAATATAAAAACTACTGATGAACTGATAAGATATGGAGGCGAGGAATTCATTGTTATAGCTTATAGGTGCGATTTTGTAGAAGGAAAAGCCTTGGGTGAAAGATTGAGAAAAGCTATAGAGAAATTAAAATTTGAAAAAAATCCTGATTTAAAAATTACTGTCAGCATTGGAGTCTCGCAATATGAACCTAACGAAAAAATTTCAAAAAATATAGAAAAATCAGATAAAGCACTGTACAAAGCTAAAATGCTTGGTAAAAATAGAGTAGAAGCATACCACTCTCCAGCCTCTTTCTGA
- a CDS encoding DUF488 domain-containing protein, whose product MSEKFIYTVGTSNRSIEEFIEILKTYRIKTVIDVRSFPVSKKFPHFSKDSLSKILNNEGFDYIYLGRELGGFRKGGYEAYMNTEEFKNGIEKLEEIADKSLSVFFCAEKLFFRCHRRFISEILSERGWRVVCFYSIFTKHFSFVQCFI is encoded by the coding sequence TTGTCTGAAAAATTTATTTATACAGTTGGCACAAGCAATCGTTCAATTGAGGAATTCATTGAGATTTTAAAAACTTACAGGATAAAAACTGTAATTGATGTGCGGAGTTTTCCAGTCTCAAAGAAGTTTCCCCATTTCAGTAAAGATAGTTTATCTAAGATTTTGAATAACGAAGGATTTGACTATATTTATCTTGGCAGAGAACTTGGTGGATTCAGAAAAGGTGGCTACGAAGCCTACATGAACACTGAAGAGTTTAAAAACGGCATTGAAAAGCTTGAAGAAATTGCAGATAAAAGTTTATCTGTGTTTTTCTGTGCTGAAAAGCTTTTCTTTCGCTGTCATAGAAGATTTATTTCAGAAATACTTTCAGAAAGAGGCTGGAGAGTGGTATGCTTCTACTCTATTTTTACCAAGCATTTTAGCTTTGTACAGTGCTTTATCTGA
- a CDS encoding nitroreductase family protein: MNDIFEIIKSRRSIRKYKSDAPPEELIKKCIEAALYAPSARNSQPWYFIIVKDRETIQKLSKAQPFTKFIEGAPYVIVALADEKKSNHWLEDLGCAIMALLLEAHSLGLGACWGAIYNPENRERENYVRGILNIPENLRIISCIGIGYPDDTPQPKKVKSLDEAIIKIV, encoded by the coding sequence ATGAACGACATTTTTGAAATAATAAAATCAAGAAGAAGCATAAGGAAATATAAATCTGATGCTCCGCCAGAAGAGTTAATAAAAAAATGCATTGAGGCAGCTCTTTATGCTCCCTCTGCAAGAAACTCCCAGCCATGGTATTTTATTATCGTTAAGGATAGAGAAACAATTCAAAAATTAAGCAAAGCCCAGCCCTTTACAAAGTTTATTGAAGGTGCGCCCTATGTTATTGTAGCATTGGCTGATGAAAAGAAAAGCAATCACTGGCTTGAAGATCTAGGATGTGCTATTATGGCTCTCTTGCTTGAGGCTCACAGTCTTGGATTGGGTGCCTGCTGGGGTGCTATTTACAATCCTGAAAACAGAGAAAGGGAAAACTATGTAAGAGGAATTCTTAATATTCCTGAAAATTTAAGGATAATTTCATGTATCGGAATAGGCTATCCTGATGATACCCCACAACCTAAAAAAGTAAAATCCCTTGATGAAGCCATCATAAAAATTGTCTGA